Proteins co-encoded in one Oreochromis aureus strain Israel breed Guangdong linkage group 3, ZZ_aureus, whole genome shotgun sequence genomic window:
- the LOC120436849 gene encoding uncharacterized protein LOC120436849: protein MWDSIKCLLLVWSFSFYRPSFADQKTITAESGQKNVTLTCRAPNNNIIVVVEWSRADLKEDYVLLYRDEQFDPENQHLSFKNRVNLQDRQMKDGDVSLILKDVTTNDTGTYECRIVQSKTNHRKRSISNIDPISIITLSVVDPPGQTGGDTEDGGKEDRFVGLIVGLLVPAVLLVAAVVGFLIYKKHKQQQNKDSYQPPAAQQPV from the exons ATGTGGGATTCGATAAAATGTCTCTTACTGGTCTGGAGTTTCTCTTTCTACCGACCCTCGTTTGCAG accagaaaacgatcacagctgagtctggacagaagaacgtcactctgacatgtcgagctccaaacaacaacatcattgttgttgtagagtggagcagagctgacctgaagGAAGATTATGTCCTCCTGTACCGTGATGAGCAGTTTGATCCAGAAAACCAGCATctatcttttaagaaccgggtgaatctgcaggacagacagatgaaggatggagacgtgtctctgattctgaaggatgtgacaactaatgacactggaacatacgaATGTCGTATCGTCCAGAGTAAAACAAACCACAGGAAGAGATCCATTTCAAATATTGATCCCATCAGCATCATCACTCTGAgtgttgttgatcctccag gtcagacaggaggagacacagaggatggagggaaggaggataGATTTGTTGGACTGATAGTCGGTCTGTTAGTTCCTGCTGtgcttcttgttgctgctgttgttggttttttgatctacaaaaaacataaacaacaacagaatAAGGATTCCTACCAGCCTCCAGCTGCACAGCagcctgtttaa